Sequence from the Nymphaea colorata isolate Beijing-Zhang1983 chromosome 9, ASM883128v2, whole genome shotgun sequence genome:
GTCGCCtcaaattaaacatttttgaaCCATGCAATTCTGCTGTGAGGTGGATTTCTGCGATTGCACGGCTAAAAGTTATCAACTGGAAATGCACAAACAAAATCAGAAGGATCAAAGAAGAAAGACCGTTGCcttgatctttttttccttttcttcctgaGTTGATTGCCTGGGTTATAGAAAAGATTGTCAAACACTGAATGGGCATCTGATTATGACCATTTTTCCATGTCTATGTCATAAATGGCCAGTACTTTCTGAAATGGAAGGCCGGTATGATTCGTACAGATATAAAAAGAATCGCCCCTACCCGCTATATTACTCGACCAGAGTCCAAACCATGTAGCTCTGCCCTCCGTGCTGGACAGCATTAATTCAAATTGGTGGCGATGATTGTGAACAGGAGCCGCGTAAAAACCAAGTAATTCTAAATCATCAAAATACTCGAGGTTATTAAGAATCGGCTGCCTGAAGCCGACTCATTCTAGTTGTCCATGGCCGTCCCAGACGAGTGCCGTTGAACAAAGTGGTTCGACTAACAGACCGCGTTGAACAAAGTGGTTCGAGTAACAGACCGTGTTATGACCAACAAAGTGGTTCGACTAACTGACCGTGTTATGACCAACCGAGGATTAGGCAGGCTCGGAATACGGAGGTTAGATGAGCAGTAAGCCGGCCCGATAGGAGCCGGGTTTCAAACCGGTCCGATGTTCAAAACTCGAGCTCGGGCTCAGATGCTTGAAGTCTGGCTCGGCTTAGCCCAGCCCgcttataataaaaatatatttttaatataaaataataattttttaatataaaatatatttttaataataaaataacaaaatatttgttttcaaacTGACCTCAATTTTTCTAGACCCAAGCCAGGGCCTATTCAGTCATGTAGTAGGTACCCGTTGGGAACCTGGCCTGATGCCCACGTCTAGTAAGGACAATACACACCAAAATCAACAATAACTGATGATTTAAGGAGCATATATAATGGAATCAATTTATATGAGAAATTAGACTGGTGTTTGATTGTCCATGACTTAAAATCCTTATGATTTGAAAACCACAGACCATCTTCTCTCCAATTTTAAATCCTTGGGTCTAACTTTATATCGttaatttgatgaaccatggattAAACTTTACATGGATCTCTTGCTACGTCAACAAAAGTATGTCATGCAAGGGGTGAAGCtaagaaattttcatttgggagccaaattatagtttcataattttaacAGTTTTgcagaaatataatttttcaaaaatttttatatgggctaaatgatttttaagaattatatttaaaaaaaaatatttgaggtGGGTCATGGCTCCTGCGTTCTGCCCTAGCCATGTCAGAGTTCCATAGATTTTATATCCAAAGTAATCGAACAAcctgtaattgaatttggaataaaaaaaatggtacCAGAAAAAATGCCTAAAACTCAAAACTGTACTTGAATCTGAGATGGTGTTGTTGGTTTTGGAATTCTGAAGATGAGCTTCTTcctaaaacaataaaatgccACCTTATATTTGGTCGGCCATCAGAACCAATAACGGATAACCAACATGAGCCATATTCTTGTCGCATTTGTAAATTCAGATCGCTCCTGCTGATTTGGTCCGGGTGAGGCCATGCAACTGACTAGACGACGTACAGATCTTCCCTTGCTGCAGAAACTTGGGGCAACGCTGGAAAGATTTCCCTACTCAAATACTTTCCGTTCATTGTCCGTCGAAGGCAATCAACATGACGCGGCTCCAAGTAATATCCATCGCCGCCATAAATTGCCGTAGTCTGTCAAATAACCATTTATAGTTGAGACTGAACAAAATTAGAGTAATTCGCGCTATGCCTTCCGTCTATTGTGCACAATCTCGATTCTCCGCGTCTCTATATTTATCATTTGAAAGCCACCACCTGTTCtcacactcctccctctctctctctctctcaagaaaaGGCACATTCATGAGTAGCACCAAATGAGATGTCAGCTCAAAGCAGGAGATTGCTGAAGCAGCTTCGATCCCCTCCTCCTTCACCAGAATCTTCACCATACGCATATCCTCCTCCTTGCTCGTACGCTTGTGACACAGCTAAATCGCTGGGGATAGGCCTTCTTGCTGCGGGGTTGGCTATGGTGCTCTACCTCCTCATCCGCTTAATCTCTAACTGCCTCAGTAGATGCGACCAGCCGCGGGCGACGGGTGGTGGCGCTGCGCCGAGCCCCAAGGCCCGCGACCTTAGCTTCATCCCCACCAAGGTGGTCTGCGGCGGCCGCGAGCCGGCTTCAAGACAAGATTGCGCCATCTGTTTGGCGAGGTTCTCCGACGGGGAGACGATCAGGGTGCTGCCCAGATG
This genomic interval carries:
- the LOC116261290 gene encoding RING-H2 finger protein ATL74-like — protein: MSAQSRRLLKQLRSPPPSPESSPYAYPPPCSYACDTAKSLGIGLLAAGLAMVLYLLIRLISNCLSRCDQPRATGGGAAPSPKARDLSFIPTKVVCGGREPASRQDCAICLARFSDGETIRVLPRCKHAFHRECLDPWLHSMCTASSLCPVCRDPVTELWDNRQANVERPRDGGQSAMATTSILAQNIQSWGVSSRQMDTF